Genomic DNA from Arthrobacter sp. B1I2:
CACCGGCCTCTTCGAGGACCTGTGCCACAGACTTCTTTGCGTCCTTTGCGAATGCCTGGTCAACCAGGACCTCGCCCTTGTAGAAGCCCGTCACGCGGCCTTCCACAATCTTGGTGAGGGCAGCTTCGGGCTTGCCCTCGGCCTTGGCGGTCTCTTCCGCGATGCGGCGCTCGGACTCGACGAGCTCGGCAGGAACGTCCTCACGGGTGAGGTAGTTCGGAGCCATGGCGGCGATGTGGACAGCGACATCGTGGGCGGCGGTGGTGGCGGCTTCGCCTTCACCGTCGACAGCGAAAAGCACGCCGACCTGGGCCGGGAGGTCCTTGGAGGTCTTGTGCAGGTAAGCGTCGACCGTTGCACCCTCAACGCGGGAGATGCGGCGGACAACAACCTTCTCACCCAGGACCGCGCCCTCTTCGATGACGACCTCGGACAGCGGCTTGCCGTCGACCTCGGTGGCGAGCAGGGTTTCGAGATCGGCAGCGCCGGACTCGACGGCAACGGCCAGGACCTTGTCGGCGAGCTGGATGAACTTGTCAGCCTTGGCAACGAAGTCGGTCTCGCAGTTGACCTCGATCATGACGCCGACGCCGTTGCTGACCTTGGCGGCCACGAGGCCTTCAGCGGTGGAACGGCCTTCACGCTTGGTAGCGCCCTTGAGGCCCTTGATGCGGATGATCTCGATGGCCTTCTCGGCGTCACCGTTGGCTTCGTCAAGAGCCTTCTTGACGTCCATCATGCCGGCGCCGGTGCGCTCGCGCAGGGCCTTGATGTCCGCGGCAGTGTAGTTCGCCATGTGAACCCCTCTGTCTAGAAATGTGTGGTGGTGTACGGACCGACAGGACGGCGGCCCACGGGGTGGGCTGCCATCCTGTCAGCAGCTCCGGCTGCGGACAGCGCGGAGAATCCGGATTTAAGTGTGTTACTTGGCGTCTTCGGCGGGAGCTTCGGCGGCAGCCGGGGCTTCCTCGGCGGCCGGAGCAGCTTCTTCGACAGCCGGAGCAGCTTCTTCGGCAGCAGGAGCTTCAGCGGCTTCTGCCTTGCTGCCTTCGAGGAGCTCGCGCTCCCACTCGGCCAGCGGCTCTTCCGGAGCTTCGGTGGCGCCCGTGCCGCGGTTGTTGCGGGCGATCAGGCCCTCTGCAACGGCGTCGGCCACAACACGGGTCAGGAGGTTCACGGAGCGGATGGCGTCGTCGTTGCCCGGGATCGGGAAGTCGACTTCGTCCGGATCGCAGTTGGTGTCCAGGATGGCCACAACCGGGATGTTCAGCTTCTTGGCCTCGTCAACGGCGAGGTGTTCCTTCTTGGTGTCAACGACCCAGAGCACGGACGGAGCCTTGGTCAGGTTGCGGATACCGCCCAGGTTGGTCTCCAGCTTGGTGAGCTCGCGCTTGAGGAGCAGCAGCTCCTTCTTGGTGTACGCGGAACCGGCGACGTCGTCGAAGTCGATCTCTTCGAGTTCCTTCATGCGCTGGATGCGCTTGGCGACCGTCTGGAAGTTGGTCAGCATACCGCCGAGCCAGCGCTGGTTGACGTAGGGCTGGCCCACGCGGGTTGCCTGCTCGGCAATTGCTTCCTGGGCCTGCTTCTTGGTGCCGACGAAGAGCACGGTGCCGCCGTGGGCAACAGTGGCCTTGACGAATTCGTAGGCGCGGTCGATGTAGGACAGCGACTGCTGAAGGTCGATGATGTAGATGCCGTTGCGCTCGGTGAAGATGAAGCGCTTCATCTTCGGGTTCCAACGGCGGGTCTGGTGTCCAAAGTGAACGCCGCTGTCAAGCAGCTGGCGCATGGTTACGACGGGCATTCCGACGCTCCTTATTTTCCGGCAGGTCATTCATGAGAAAA
This window encodes:
- the tsf gene encoding translation elongation factor Ts, which produces MANYTAADIKALRERTGAGMMDVKKALDEANGDAEKAIEIIRIKGLKGATKREGRSTAEGLVAAKVSNGVGVMIEVNCETDFVAKADKFIQLADKVLAVAVESGAADLETLLATEVDGKPLSEVVIEEGAVLGEKVVVRRISRVEGATVDAYLHKTSKDLPAQVGVLFAVDGEGEAATTAAHDVAVHIAAMAPNYLTREDVPAELVESERRIAEETAKAEGKPEAALTKIVEGRVTGFYKGEVLVDQAFAKDAKKSVAQVLEEAGVKGTAFSRFRVGS
- the rpsB gene encoding 30S ribosomal protein S2, which gives rise to MPVVTMRQLLDSGVHFGHQTRRWNPKMKRFIFTERNGIYIIDLQQSLSYIDRAYEFVKATVAHGGTVLFVGTKKQAQEAIAEQATRVGQPYVNQRWLGGMLTNFQTVAKRIQRMKELEEIDFDDVAGSAYTKKELLLLKRELTKLETNLGGIRNLTKAPSVLWVVDTKKEHLAVDEAKKLNIPVVAILDTNCDPDEVDFPIPGNDDAIRSVNLLTRVVADAVAEGLIARNNRGTGATEAPEEPLAEWERELLEGSKAEAAEAPAAEEAAPAVEEAAPAAEEAPAAAEAPAEDAK